In one window of Tumebacillus algifaecis DNA:
- a CDS encoding peptide ABC transporter substrate-binding protein — translation MQKKWFGTAMAAVMMGTVLVGCGDNSSTGKGSDEQVLNLYIGDDLPNMDVSKATDAYSFLMMANTMEGLVRLDAEGKAQPGIAESWEISPDSKTFTFKLRDAKWGNGDAVTAEDFVYSWKRTLKPETASQYSFMLYWIKGASDYNQGKGSDAEIGVKALDNKTLQVTLDNPTPFFLNQMSFPIFYAQNKKFVEEKGDKYGTSFDTILSNGPFKMVGWEHDTSVSLEKNADYWDASNVTLEKVNYQVIKDTTAAVNMYEAGQLDRVGLVRDHVDRYKDSAEFSLKPELTNGYLLFNPKVKGLDNAKIRTAITWAIDRDMYVDIVYHNGTVGATGFVPNGTSDSAGGDFRKTAGDTLSKKTDAEVKEMFEAGLKEAGLKASDLKLQMLVDDSDVAKKSSELLQEQWRSKLGINVDVQGVPFKLRLEKERNMDYQIGLSLWGADYNDPMTFLDLYLADGEFNKVKYNNPQYDELIKLAKAESDTKKRAQYLVDAEKLLMKDMPIGPIFFRGKSFATKEYVKGLVTFPYGVDYDLKHVKIEGKK, via the coding sequence ATGCAAAAGAAATGGTTTGGCACCGCGATGGCTGCCGTGATGATGGGCACCGTGCTCGTCGGTTGCGGCGATAACTCGTCAACTGGCAAAGGTTCGGACGAGCAAGTCTTGAACCTGTATATCGGCGATGACCTGCCGAACATGGACGTCTCCAAAGCAACCGATGCCTACTCCTTCCTGATGATGGCCAATACGATGGAAGGTCTTGTGCGCCTCGACGCAGAAGGCAAGGCACAACCGGGTATCGCAGAATCTTGGGAGATCTCCCCGGACAGCAAAACTTTTACCTTCAAACTGCGTGACGCAAAATGGGGCAATGGCGATGCAGTCACCGCAGAAGATTTCGTATACTCTTGGAAGCGCACCTTGAAACCGGAAACTGCTTCGCAGTACTCCTTTATGCTCTATTGGATAAAAGGTGCTTCCGATTATAACCAAGGCAAGGGCTCTGATGCAGAAATCGGCGTGAAAGCGCTCGATAACAAAACTCTGCAAGTCACTTTGGACAACCCGACTCCGTTCTTCCTGAACCAAATGTCGTTCCCGATCTTCTATGCGCAAAACAAGAAGTTCGTTGAAGAAAAAGGCGACAAATATGGCACTTCTTTCGATACGATCCTTTCCAATGGTCCGTTCAAAATGGTTGGTTGGGAGCATGACACTTCCGTCTCCCTCGAAAAGAACGCCGACTACTGGGATGCGTCCAATGTGACGCTGGAAAAGGTCAACTACCAAGTGATCAAAGATACCACCGCAGCTGTGAACATGTATGAAGCTGGTCAACTCGACCGCGTCGGACTGGTTCGCGACCATGTGGACCGTTACAAAGACTCCGCCGAATTCTCTTTGAAGCCGGAACTGACCAACGGTTACCTGCTTTTTAACCCGAAAGTAAAAGGTCTTGATAACGCGAAAATCCGCACCGCGATTACGTGGGCGATCGACCGTGACATGTACGTAGACATCGTGTACCACAATGGTACCGTTGGTGCGACAGGTTTTGTTCCTAATGGCACATCCGACTCGGCAGGCGGCGATTTCCGCAAAACTGCTGGCGACACGTTGAGCAAGAAAACGGACGCAGAAGTCAAAGAGATGTTCGAAGCAGGCTTGAAAGAAGCAGGTCTGAAAGCATCCGACCTGAAACTGCAAATGCTCGTCGATGACTCTGACGTCGCGAAAAAATCGTCAGAACTGCTTCAAGAGCAATGGCGCTCCAAACTGGGCATCAACGTCGATGTTCAAGGCGTACCGTTCAAACTGCGTCTGGAAAAAGAGCGGAACATGGATTACCAAATCGGTCTGTCCCTGTGGGGCGCGGACTATAATGACCCGATGACCTTCCTCGACCTGTACCTCGCAGATGGCGAGTTCAACAAAGTGAAATACAACAACCCGCAGTATGACGAACTGATCAAGCTGGCAAAAGCTGAGTCGGACACCAAAAAACGTGCACAATACCTCGTCGATGCTGAAAAGCTTCTGATGAAGGATATGCCGATCGGTCCGATCTTCTTCCGCGGCAAATCGTTTGCAACCAAAGAGTATGTCAAAGGGCTCGTGACCTTCCCGTACGGGGTCGATTACGACCTCAAGCATGTTAAAATCGAAGGCAAAAAATAA
- the queF gene encoding preQ(1) synthase, which produces MSTEPTKTLDPVPNPHPEREYEVEIRCPEFTALCPKTGQPDFATIIVRYVPGPHIIELKSLKLYLWAFRDEGHFHEDVTNIILNDLVKALEPRWMQVEGEFNVRGGIYTNVKVEHNPEFKRSRA; this is translated from the coding sequence ATGTCTACAGAACCGACAAAAACGCTCGATCCGGTCCCGAATCCTCATCCGGAGCGTGAATATGAAGTAGAAATCCGCTGCCCGGAATTCACCGCGCTTTGCCCCAAGACAGGCCAGCCGGACTTTGCGACGATCATCGTTCGCTACGTGCCAGGTCCGCACATCATCGAACTGAAATCGCTCAAGCTGTACCTCTGGGCGTTCCGTGATGAAGGTCATTTCCACGAAGACGTGACCAACATCATTCTGAACGATCTCGTGAAAGCACTTGAACCGCGCTGGATGCAAGTCGAAGGTGAATTTAACGTTCGCGGTGGTATTTATACCAACGTCAAAGTAGAGCACAATCCGGAATTTAAACGCAGCCGCGCCTAA
- a CDS encoding serine-rich family protein encodes MQQNIDRMSSQVQDLQQEVSQLAHMAQQLAQQNMNQYQQMQSNANQNTHKTYYQAAYQEHQASRLLYEIASVCNDMNHHIRTISQQLQNSGVIGGNRMQGTSNQGQQGLNNSQGVQSQQISFMMNQSPGQQMGGSQSQPNMSPTGPIATDTTHFHKTQAPGWERSRTTSSTDGSNLLTNQGTQGGTTGTSTPLSMGTSSQGTAQGTSYGGAMQNSNAMNSGASMGGASQGTSYGGATQSDNAMNSGASMGSSSQGTSYGGATQSGNAMNSGASMGSSSQGNYYSGAMQNSNAMNSGASMGSSSQGTSYGGATQSGNAMNSGTSMGSSSQGNSYGSASQNSNSMNNGASMGSSSQGNSYGSASQNSNSMNNGASLGGATPSSQVFGGFQANATDNGPSLNNSTFNNKSNSAMYHNTAPANNQSQNNSFSSSSPNGSDSNNHS; translated from the coding sequence ATGCAACAAAACATTGACCGGATGTCCAGCCAAGTGCAGGATCTGCAGCAGGAAGTCAGCCAGCTTGCCCATATGGCCCAGCAGTTGGCGCAGCAGAACATGAACCAATACCAACAAATGCAGTCCAACGCCAATCAAAATACGCACAAGACGTATTACCAAGCGGCTTACCAAGAGCATCAGGCCAGCCGTTTGCTTTATGAGATCGCATCAGTGTGCAATGACATGAACCACCATATTCGGACGATCTCCCAGCAGCTACAGAACAGCGGCGTGATTGGCGGGAACAGGATGCAGGGCACGTCCAACCAAGGACAGCAAGGGCTGAACAATTCGCAAGGCGTGCAGTCACAACAGATCTCCTTCATGATGAACCAAAGCCCCGGCCAACAGATGGGCGGTTCACAATCGCAACCCAACATGTCCCCAACAGGGCCGATCGCCACCGACACTACCCATTTCCATAAAACTCAGGCCCCTGGCTGGGAACGGTCTCGCACTACTTCCAGCACCGATGGCTCCAACCTGCTAACCAACCAAGGCACTCAGGGCGGCACGACCGGCACCAGCACGCCCCTCTCCATGGGGACAAGCTCCCAAGGTACCGCACAGGGCACTTCCTATGGTGGCGCTATGCAAAACAGCAACGCGATGAACAGCGGGGCTTCGATGGGGGGCGCATCTCAAGGCACTTCTTATGGTGGCGCTACGCAAAGCGACAACGCAATGAACAGCGGGGCTTCGATGGGCTCCTCTTCTCAAGGTACTTCTTATGGCGGCGCTACACAAAGCGGCAACGCAATGAATAGCGGGGCTTCGATGGGCTCCTCTTCTCAAGGCAACTACTATAGTGGCGCTATGCAAAACAGCAACGCGATGAACAGCGGGGCTTCGATGGGCTCCTCTTCTCAAGGCACTTCTTATGGTGGCGCTACACAAAGCGGCAATGCGATGAACAGCGGGACTTCGATGGGCTCTTCTTCTCAAGGCAACTCTTACGGTAGCGCTTCGCAAAACAGCAACTCGATGAACAACGGGGCTTCGATGGGCTCTTCTTCTCAAGGCAACTCTTACGGTAGCGCTTCGCAAAACAGCAACTCGATGAACAACGGGGCTTCGTTGGGCGGCGCTACACCCTCTAGCCAGGTATTTGGCGGCTTTCAAGCGAATGCGACAGATAATGGTCCGTCGCTGAACAACAGCACGTTTAACAACAAATCGAATAGCGCGATGTACCACAACACTGCTCCTGCGAACAATCAGTCGCAGAACAACTCGTTCAGCTCATCGTCACCAAACGGGTCGGACAGCAATAACCATTCGTAA